Proteins encoded by one window of Geobacter sp. DSM 9736:
- a CDS encoding AAA family ATPase, whose translation MCKKIFVAATGQHCGKTTISISLLHLARQMYGQVAFMKPIGPKCMTFNDIVVDKDAALMAGIYGLEEDIAFMSPVVLGRGSTKQYLDGLQSREAAEERIREACNKLESKSEFLVVEGSGHGGVGSVIGLNNARVARAVDAPVVMVAGGGIGNVIDAVELNLPLYEREGVEVKLLLVNKLLPEKREESLSYLRKAFAPRGLMVAGAFDFSPVLADPTLAHISRLLGHPLLGDTSQRNRIIHHIQLGAASSQKVVDGLLPSTLLVTTSSRDELIVTISSLYHIPEYRERIAGLVIPGHAPISPITQQILTESGVPYLRIVETTAEVFSKVTDHVSKISADDREKIDLIRSSAERVLRGGVVEELLKA comes from the coding sequence ATGTGCAAAAAGATTTTCGTCGCTGCTACCGGGCAGCATTGCGGCAAGACAACTATCAGCATCTCTCTGCTTCACCTGGCCCGGCAGATGTACGGCCAGGTAGCTTTCATGAAGCCAATAGGCCCGAAATGCATGACATTCAACGACATTGTCGTAGACAAGGACGCTGCCCTGATGGCAGGCATCTACGGGCTGGAGGAGGATATCGCCTTCATGTCTCCGGTGGTTCTGGGCCGCGGGTCGACAAAACAGTACCTAGACGGGCTGCAATCCAGGGAGGCTGCTGAGGAGCGGATACGGGAAGCCTGCAACAAACTTGAGAGCAAGTCGGAGTTTCTCGTGGTGGAAGGGTCGGGGCATGGCGGAGTCGGGTCAGTGATCGGGCTCAATAATGCACGTGTTGCGCGGGCCGTGGATGCCCCGGTGGTGATGGTCGCCGGTGGCGGTATCGGCAACGTCATAGACGCAGTGGAATTGAACCTTCCCCTTTACGAGCGGGAAGGGGTGGAGGTGAAGCTTCTCCTCGTGAACAAGCTCTTGCCGGAGAAGCGTGAGGAGTCGCTTTCATACCTGCGGAAGGCTTTTGCCCCAAGGGGTCTTATGGTGGCAGGCGCCTTCGATTTTTCTCCAGTGCTCGCCGATCCGACCCTCGCTCACATCTCACGGCTTCTCGGGCATCCGCTTCTAGGCGACACCTCGCAGCGAAACAGGATCATTCACCACATCCAGCTCGGCGCGGCATCCTCGCAAAAGGTAGTGGACGGGCTCCTCCCCTCGACTCTACTAGTCACCACCAGCTCCCGCGATGAACTCATCGTCACCATCTCCTCCCTCTACCACATTCCCGAATACCGAGAGAGGATTGCCGGGCTCGTCATCCCGGGGCACGCGCCGATCTCCCCTATAACCCAGCAGATCCTCACTGAGAGCGGGGTCCCGTATTTAAGGATTGTCGAGACGACGGCGGAGGTTTTTTCAAAGGTGACTGATCATGTATCGAAGATAAGTGCCGATGACCGGGAAAAAATCGATCTCATCAGGTCTTCTGCGGAAAGGGTCCTGCGAGGGGGGGTGGTGGAGGAGCTCCTTAAGGCGTAA